The Fructilactobacillus myrtifloralis genome contains a region encoding:
- a CDS encoding phosphoglycerate dehydrogenase, producing MADKIAVPQTLAPAGKQLLRDHGFTVVELPDQKVSTLLELAPDAFGVILLTFPFPKETIHQMPNLKIIARNGVGYDNLDVPYLNQHGVFVTITPLANAGTVAETTLTSILALSKHLVPATNAMRAGEWEAARTHLGFDLAGKTVGIIGYGRIGKMVEQKMSALDMRILINSPHATTAAYGTVVDRDTLLRESDVVTLHMPIRPDTKNSIAAREFQLMKNSAVLINFARGAVVNTDDLVTALTTGAIQGAALDVFDQEPLPKSSPLYQLDNVLLTPHIASNTVECTNRMATDAASEIIRVAEGKEPQWPVH from the coding sequence ATGGCTGATAAAATTGCAGTGCCACAAACGCTGGCTCCCGCTGGCAAGCAACTGTTGCGTGACCACGGCTTTACCGTCGTTGAGCTTCCCGACCAAAAGGTGAGCACGTTGCTTGAACTTGCGCCGGACGCGTTTGGGGTTATCTTATTAACGTTCCCGTTCCCAAAGGAAACCATCCATCAGATGCCGAACCTTAAGATTATCGCCAGAAACGGCGTGGGTTACGACAATCTTGACGTCCCGTATCTGAACCAACACGGGGTGTTCGTAACGATCACACCACTCGCAAACGCCGGAACGGTCGCAGAAACTACGCTAACTTCGATTCTCGCGCTTTCTAAACACCTCGTGCCCGCCACCAATGCCATGCGCGCCGGAGAGTGGGAAGCAGCCCGCACCCACTTGGGCTTCGATTTAGCCGGCAAAACCGTCGGAATCATCGGTTACGGCCGGATTGGTAAAATGGTCGAGCAGAAAATGAGTGCCCTCGACATGCGCATCCTGATTAACTCCCCACACGCCACAACTGCGGCCTACGGAACGGTCGTGGATCGCGACACGCTCCTGCGCGAATCAGACGTGGTTACCTTGCACATGCCCATTCGTCCCGACACTAAAAATTCCATTGCCGCCCGTGAATTTCAGTTAATGAAAAACTCCGCGGTCTTAATTAACTTTGCCCGTGGGGCGGTCGTTAATACGGATGATTTGGTTACTGCCCTAACAACCGGTGCCATTCAAGGGGCTGCCTTAGACGTGTTTGATCAAGAACCACTGCCTAAATCCAGTCCTCTCTACCAGCTCGATAACGTGTTATTAACGCCGCACATTGCGTCAAACACGGTTGAATGTACCAACCGGATGGCAACCGATGCTGCCAGTGAAATCATTCGCGTCGCTGAAGGAAAGGAACCCCAGTGGCCCGTTCATTAG
- a CDS encoding MetQ/NlpA family ABC transporter substrate-binding protein, with protein sequence MKKSKILVGIGILAVVALGVWTFWGHAQTQKDEITLGTIGSDAKIWNYIAKQPATKRAHLKVQVKSFTDGVALNTATAQGKIDVNAFQSDAYLQAYNHKNPRNQLSIIGTTYLEPLGIYSTKYKKLGQIPDGSTIAIADNPANTARGLKLLAKVGLITLKPNFSDLSGLNGIQSNPHQFKFQEIDDTTGPRVIKDQKVAAALISNTIALEGHLNVLKDSLAHEQVNQSTKANINVLATAQTASKQQRQKYQKLLQIYHSKPVQKYIRHEFDGTKIEVQKPVSYLRK encoded by the coding sequence ATGAAAAAAAGCAAAATCTTGGTCGGAATCGGAATTTTAGCCGTAGTGGCGTTGGGAGTGTGGACCTTTTGGGGGCATGCCCAGACTCAAAAGGATGAAATCACGTTGGGGACGATTGGTTCGGACGCTAAAATTTGGAATTATATTGCTAAGCAACCGGCCACTAAGCGGGCTCATCTCAAGGTACAGGTTAAAAGTTTTACCGATGGGGTGGCGTTAAATACGGCGACTGCTCAGGGAAAGATTGACGTGAATGCCTTTCAGTCTGATGCGTATTTACAAGCGTACAATCATAAGAATCCGCGCAATCAGTTGAGCATAATCGGAACCACGTATTTAGAGCCGTTAGGAATTTATTCCACTAAGTATAAGAAACTGGGGCAGATTCCGGATGGTAGTACGATTGCGATTGCTGATAACCCGGCCAACACGGCGCGCGGGCTAAAACTATTAGCCAAAGTGGGGTTAATTACGTTGAAGCCGAACTTTAGTGATCTATCCGGCCTCAATGGGATTCAAAGTAATCCGCATCAGTTTAAGTTTCAAGAAATTGATGATACGACTGGGCCCCGGGTAATTAAGGATCAGAAGGTGGCCGCTGCCTTGATTAGTAATACGATTGCGTTAGAGGGGCATCTCAACGTTTTGAAGGATTCGTTAGCGCACGAACAGGTTAATCAGTCGACCAAAGCAAACATTAACGTGCTGGCCACCGCACAAACGGCTTCTAAGCAACAACGGCAAAAATATCAAAAGTTGTTGCAGATCTACCACAGTAAACCGGTTCAAAAATACATTCGTCATGAATTTGATGGTACGAAGATTGAAGTGCAAAAACCAGTGAGTTATTTACGAAAATAG
- a CDS encoding Gfo/Idh/MocA family protein, whose amino-acid sequence MIKLGTIGTNWITERMIEAAHATGEYQLTAVYSRHEASGQEIAKGHEPATVYTDLEQFLSDPNVEVVYIASPNVLHYEQILQALQHDKNVIVEKPAVLTPYQYQSVMDELARHPQVRYFEAARNVHMPAFAAVRDYLSGLEMGVDGADFTFSQYSSRYDQVLAGHVSNVFNPQFGGGALTDLGIYPVYDAVSLFGVPERVAYYPTMISTGVDGKGTAILNYGDFDVTLNFSKLSNSTHNSEIYHGREIITFDSAGEVTEASIIRDNQRQILSQLYGKNPMIPEMTDFARVLKDPKQPENVSDYELWLEQMRNVNLVMSRLASSAGLEYPTKLEADE is encoded by the coding sequence ATGATTAAATTAGGAACGATTGGTACCAACTGGATTACAGAACGAATGATTGAGGCGGCTCATGCAACGGGCGAATACCAACTAACCGCAGTTTATTCGCGCCACGAAGCGAGTGGTCAAGAGATTGCCAAGGGGCACGAACCCGCCACGGTGTACACGGATTTAGAGCAATTTTTAAGTGACCCCAACGTGGAGGTTGTTTACATTGCCTCACCAAACGTGTTGCACTACGAACAAATTCTGCAGGCGCTCCAACACGACAAAAACGTGATTGTGGAAAAGCCAGCGGTGTTAACCCCTTACCAGTATCAAAGTGTGATGGATGAACTAGCCCGCCATCCCCAAGTCCGGTACTTTGAAGCAGCTAGAAACGTTCACATGCCCGCTTTTGCAGCGGTGCGTGACTATCTGAGTGGCTTAGAAATGGGGGTCGACGGGGCCGATTTCACCTTTAGCCAGTACTCCTCTCGCTACGACCAGGTATTAGCTGGTCATGTCTCAAACGTTTTTAATCCCCAGTTTGGTGGGGGTGCGTTGACCGACCTCGGGATTTACCCCGTGTATGATGCGGTCAGCTTGTTTGGGGTTCCCGAACGAGTGGCTTACTATCCAACCATGATTTCGACCGGAGTAGATGGCAAAGGGACGGCGATTTTAAACTACGGGGACTTTGACGTTACCCTGAACTTTAGTAAGCTTTCGAATTCTACCCACAACTCAGAAATTTATCACGGACGAGAGATCATCACGTTTGATAGTGCGGGAGAAGTGACCGAGGCTTCCATTATTAGGGATAACCAACGCCAAATCCTCAGCCAGCTATACGGAAAGAACCCAATGATTCCAGAAATGACTGATTTTGCCCGGGTCTTGAAGGATCCCAAGCAGCCAGAAAACGTGTCCGACTATGAGCTTTGGTTAGAACAGATGCGGAACGTGAACCTGGTGATGAGCCGGTTAGCTTCGTCTGCTGGGCTCGAATACCCAACCAAACTGGAGGCGGATGAGTAG
- a CDS encoding S-ribosylhomocysteine lyase: MAEVESFTLDHTKVHAPYVRLITQETGPQGDVISNFDLRLVQPNANAIPTAGLHTIEHLLAGLLRDRIPGVIDCSPFGCRTGFHLIVWGTPTTTTVAEALQGSLEAIRDQVEWSDVQGVDQFSCGNYRDHSLFSAKEWARTILAQGISTDPYVRKLI; this comes from the coding sequence ATGGCAGAGGTAGAAAGTTTTACGTTAGATCATACTAAGGTGCACGCTCCATATGTACGCTTAATTACACAGGAAACGGGACCGCAGGGAGACGTCATTTCCAATTTTGATTTACGACTGGTCCAACCGAATGCAAATGCAATTCCCACGGCGGGCTTGCACACGATTGAACATCTCTTGGCCGGCTTATTGCGGGACCGGATCCCAGGAGTAATTGATTGTTCACCGTTTGGATGTCGAACCGGCTTTCATTTGATTGTGTGGGGAACGCCCACGACGACGACCGTTGCCGAAGCCTTACAGGGTTCCTTAGAAGCAATTCGAGACCAAGTAGAATGGTCAGACGTTCAGGGTGTGGATCAATTCAGTTGTGGTAACTACCGGGACCATTCGTTATTTTCAGCTAAGGAGTGGGCACGCACCATCTTAGCGCAAGGAATCAGTACTGACCCATACGTACGCAAGTTAATTTAG
- a CDS encoding acetoin reductase, translating into MTQKVAIITGSGRGIGAAIANQLAGEGYAIAVADIDPQTADQVAQSINQNAGQTARAYVVDVAKRDEVFRLVDEVVQDWGRLDLFVNNAGIAIIASIIDSDPEEVERLLNVNLLGTFWGIQAAATQFKRQGTGGKIINAASLASVEGSALQGAYSASKFAIRGLGQSAAKELAPDQITVNAYDPGIVLTSLRDGIDETTANLKQRTFAEQRASVVNEIALKRAATPADVANVVSFLASPQADYITGQSILIDGGMRFH; encoded by the coding sequence ATGACACAGAAGGTTGCAATTATTACTGGGAGTGGTCGGGGGATTGGAGCTGCAATTGCTAACCAGCTTGCCGGGGAAGGGTATGCGATTGCGGTCGCAGATATTGATCCCCAAACAGCTGATCAAGTCGCACAATCCATTAATCAAAATGCAGGGCAAACGGCGCGCGCGTACGTTGTAGATGTTGCTAAGCGCGATGAGGTCTTTCGCTTAGTCGATGAAGTGGTGCAGGACTGGGGGCGACTCGACTTGTTCGTTAATAATGCGGGGATTGCGATAATTGCCTCAATCATCGATAGTGATCCAGAGGAGGTTGAGCGCCTCTTGAATGTGAACCTGTTAGGCACTTTTTGGGGAATTCAAGCCGCGGCAACGCAGTTTAAACGCCAAGGCACAGGGGGTAAGATCATTAATGCGGCTTCCTTAGCATCAGTAGAAGGCTCAGCGCTGCAAGGAGCATATTCAGCTTCGAAGTTTGCGATTCGGGGACTAGGGCAGTCAGCCGCAAAAGAATTAGCTCCAGATCAGATTACTGTGAATGCTTACGACCCAGGAATTGTGTTGACTTCGCTCCGAGATGGAATTGATGAAACAACGGCAAACTTAAAGCAGCGGACCTTTGCTGAGCAACGAGCAAGTGTGGTTAATGAAATTGCCTTAAAACGGGCTGCGACGCCTGCAGACGTTGCAAACGTGGTTTCCTTTCTAGCTTCGCCTCAAGCTGATTACATCACCGGCCAATCAATTTTGATTGACGGGGGGATGCGTTTCCACTAG
- a CDS encoding GH25 family lysozyme: MQAQKRSDYQREHRRRPSRKLGWTSVILVGLVLLGILGGHHVINRHARQQALLRNYPVRGVMLDQTDEYADFNQLQTNGIKYVYLRATQGGALADDDFNNNYTRSIGSGLKVGVYHQYSFSSSVREQEQNLKRTLGNNIGDLPIMINISYYNDYNAETVDRKQLARRMRQLVAWTQRYSQRPVLIKTSSANYQVLKQLPHTEFLLPRAKSGRHVTFASLAKQEQLYNNGKGSDFRMTAFRGSKVQWNQYLQVLKQNEIRSDAA, from the coding sequence ATGCAAGCACAAAAACGGAGTGATTATCAACGAGAGCACCGGCGAAGACCTTCCCGGAAACTCGGGTGGACCAGCGTGATCCTAGTCGGATTAGTGCTACTGGGGATTCTTGGCGGGCACCACGTGATTAATCGGCACGCCCGCCAGCAAGCGTTGCTGCGCAACTATCCCGTGCGGGGCGTGATGCTAGACCAAACGGATGAGTACGCTGATTTTAATCAGTTACAAACCAACGGGATTAAATACGTGTACCTGCGTGCAACCCAGGGCGGGGCCCTGGCCGACGATGATTTTAACAACAATTACACCCGGAGCATTGGTTCGGGACTCAAGGTGGGGGTCTATCATCAATATAGTTTCAGTAGCTCAGTGCGGGAGCAGGAGCAGAACCTGAAGCGCACCCTTGGCAATAACATTGGTGATCTACCGATTATGATTAACATTTCCTACTATAATGATTACAACGCCGAAACGGTGGACCGCAAACAGCTAGCCCGACGGATGCGGCAACTAGTAGCCTGGACCCAGCGTTACTCCCAACGGCCGGTCCTAATTAAAACGAGTTCCGCAAACTACCAGGTGCTAAAACAACTCCCCCACACGGAGTTCCTGTTACCGCGAGCGAAGTCCGGACGGCACGTGACGTTTGCGAGCTTAGCAAAGCAGGAGCAACTGTATAACAACGGGAAGGGCAGTGACTTTCGTATGACGGCCTTTCGGGGGAGTAAGGTACAATGGAATCAATACCTGCAAGTGTTAAAACAAAATGAGATTAGGAGTGATGCAGCATGA
- a CDS encoding 5-methyltetrahydropteroyltriglutamate--homocysteine S-methyltransferase yields MTTTHFDIVGSFLRPAQLKQARTQHQAGSFSREELTTVENQAIADLVAKEVQVGLKTVTDGEFRRSYWHLDTFWGFDGIKHTHQAHGYQFHGVETRNDSAQVDGKINFNPQHPDLQAFRYLQSVVQQYPGITARQSIPAPAQLYAELVRGPENSAAVAKYYPNHQDLVHDIGTAYRDLLLALYDAGCRDVKLDDCTWGMLADHDFWKLMTDQAEDIEQLQQEYVAFNNAALENLPADLRTSTHVCRGNYASTWAAQGGYQPVAKTLFTKENVPNYYLEFDDDRSGDFQPLAEVPDNKNVVLGLVTSKRPELEDQETLQARVKEASQYVDLDRLGLSTQCGFASTEEGNHLTEAQQWDKIKLVIQTANQIWPDQQED; encoded by the coding sequence ATGACAACCACTCATTTTGATATTGTGGGGAGTTTCTTACGCCCCGCCCAGTTAAAACAAGCCCGGACCCAACACCAAGCGGGAAGCTTTAGTAGGGAGGAGCTCACAACGGTTGAGAACCAAGCCATTGCTGATTTGGTGGCCAAGGAAGTTCAAGTAGGATTAAAAACGGTTACCGACGGCGAATTTCGGCGGAGTTATTGGCATTTAGATACCTTTTGGGGCTTTGATGGGATTAAACATACCCATCAAGCTCACGGTTATCAGTTTCATGGGGTTGAAACCCGGAACGATTCAGCCCAGGTGGATGGAAAAATTAATTTTAATCCGCAGCACCCAGATTTACAGGCCTTTCGGTATTTGCAATCGGTTGTGCAACAATACCCGGGGATTACTGCCCGCCAAAGCATTCCTGCACCAGCACAATTATATGCCGAACTGGTTCGGGGACCAGAAAACAGCGCAGCGGTTGCCAAATATTATCCAAATCACCAGGACTTAGTTCATGACATTGGGACCGCTTACCGGGATTTATTGTTGGCGTTATACGATGCCGGCTGCCGGGATGTGAAGCTCGATGATTGTACCTGGGGAATGTTAGCAGATCATGATTTTTGGAAGCTAATGACGGATCAAGCCGAAGATATTGAACAGTTACAGCAGGAGTATGTGGCCTTTAACAACGCAGCCCTTGAGAACTTGCCTGCTGACTTACGGACAAGCACCCACGTTTGCCGTGGGAACTACGCCTCAACCTGGGCAGCGCAAGGAGGGTACCAACCGGTTGCCAAGACGCTGTTTACTAAAGAAAACGTACCCAATTACTACCTTGAATTTGATGATGACCGTTCTGGTGATTTTCAACCGCTTGCAGAGGTTCCTGATAATAAAAACGTGGTGTTGGGTTTGGTAACTTCAAAACGGCCTGAATTGGAAGATCAAGAGACGTTACAAGCACGGGTTAAAGAAGCTAGTCAGTACGTGGACTTAGACCGCTTAGGGTTAAGCACTCAGTGTGGGTTTGCCTCAACGGAGGAAGGAAACCATCTGACCGAAGCGCAACAATGGGACAAAATTAAACTAGTGATTCAGACGGCCAACCAAATTTGGCCTGATCAACAGGAGGATTAA
- a CDS encoding DEAD/DEAH box helicase, with translation MLEQFETRFAQLGYAAPTAIQTAAYEPMIDGGSDIVALSPTGSGKTVAFLMPILANLLAGGGPQVIILEPSQELAMQVTNVIRDWAGPFHAQVLPIIGGANVKRQQEKLKKRPEIIVGTPGRVLNLLQDRKLKPQGIETVVVDEADDLLQDDSRAKVRAIVGTVPRDAQVAYFSATDSDVLHHLETEMGKPATVIDVRKQDQSRGVVRHGQFEVSRGKRNDVLNRLTKLTNFKALVFFNQSQDLNRAYNFFKHQGYAPVEKLSGNETKMQRERALKAFRKGQIKLLLTTDVAARGLDIPKLPAVINYDLPSDATTYIHRVGRTGRMGEPGLVINFGDDHDLRDLKKLLRDTDYDLQPIYYYRGKLVDHVEAPADASPDQPETATTATQPTATPRRGTPTQPVVSNPPKQRKRKKNRRRDQKNKGKHRSK, from the coding sequence GTGTTAGAACAATTTGAAACCCGGTTCGCCCAGTTAGGCTACGCCGCCCCCACGGCGATTCAAACGGCGGCCTACGAACCGATGATCGACGGCGGGTCCGACATTGTGGCGTTGTCACCAACGGGGTCGGGGAAAACGGTGGCCTTTTTGATGCCGATTCTGGCTAATTTACTGGCCGGGGGCGGCCCCCAGGTCATTATTCTGGAACCGTCCCAGGAACTCGCTATGCAAGTGACCAACGTGATTCGTGACTGGGCGGGACCCTTTCACGCCCAGGTGCTCCCGATTATCGGGGGAGCGAACGTGAAACGGCAGCAGGAGAAGTTGAAAAAGCGCCCGGAAATCATTGTGGGAACCCCCGGGCGGGTGCTGAACCTGTTACAGGATCGGAAGTTGAAACCGCAGGGAATCGAAACCGTGGTGGTGGATGAAGCGGATGATTTACTGCAGGATGATTCGCGGGCAAAGGTCCGAGCAATTGTGGGAACCGTCCCTCGGGATGCGCAGGTGGCCTACTTTTCAGCCACTGATAGCGATGTCTTACACCACCTAGAGACCGAGATGGGAAAACCGGCCACTGTGATTGACGTCCGCAAGCAGGATCAGAGTCGTGGGGTCGTTCGCCACGGCCAGTTTGAGGTCTCTCGGGGCAAACGGAACGACGTGTTGAACCGGTTGACCAAGTTGACGAACTTTAAAGCCCTGGTCTTTTTTAATCAGAGTCAGGACTTGAACCGGGCTTACAACTTTTTTAAACACCAGGGCTATGCACCGGTGGAAAAGTTGAGTGGGAATGAAACTAAAATGCAACGGGAACGGGCCTTAAAGGCCTTTCGTAAGGGGCAGATTAAGTTATTGCTGACGACGGACGTGGCTGCCCGGGGACTCGATATTCCCAAGCTGCCCGCCGTGATCAACTATGATTTACCGAGTGACGCAACGACCTACATTCACCGGGTCGGCCGGACCGGTCGGATGGGCGAACCCGGCTTAGTGATTAACTTTGGAGACGACCATGACCTGCGGGATCTAAAGAAGCTCCTGCGTGACACTGATTATGACTTACAACCGATTTACTACTACCGGGGAAAACTAGTCGATCATGTTGAGGCGCCAGCTGATGCTAGTCCGGACCAGCCGGAAACAGCCACCACCGCTACGCAACCGACTGCAACTCCTCGAAGAGGGACTCCTACCCAACCGGTGGTAAGTAATCCGCCCAAGCAACGGAAACGGAAGAAAAATCGGCGCCGGGACCAGAAAAACAAGGGGAAGCACCGGTCAAAGTAA
- the gntK gene encoding gluconokinase, which produces MEYVIGVDIGTTSTKTVLYDDTGAVKGYSNDLYNLYQDTPDMAEEDPEEIFSAMLAGVSKVVEKADLKPGELKGISYSCAMHSLICLDENYKPLTRAITWADNRAVKYADELKNNGIGMELYKKTGVPVHPMTPLTKIMWIRNERPAIYKQTRYFVGIKEYINYKLFGVLKEDYSIANATALFNIFTMDWDDQALSVAGVTRDQLPELVDTTYQLKGLNERYANMMGIDKDLPFVIGASDGPLANLGVDAIKPGVVAVTIGTSGAVRIVSDKPRIDPKARVFCYYLAKDMWVIGGPVNNGGIVFRWIRDQICLPEKVTAEEMNLDAYDLLTKIAASIPAGSDGLIFLPFLGGERAPIWDADARGTFFGLTRQHTRANMIRAALEGIVYNLYTVMLALAEVVGEPTKIQATGGFAHSELWRQMLADIFEQDVNIPESVEGTALGAAVLGMYSFKMIDSLYDVENFVGVTNTHKPNPENYKAYRELVPIYIRLSRALQPEYKNIANFQRQNEAEDQHDAEK; this is translated from the coding sequence ATGGAATACGTAATTGGCGTTGACATTGGAACCACCAGTACAAAAACGGTTTTATACGATGATACCGGAGCCGTAAAGGGCTATTCAAATGACCTTTACAACCTGTACCAAGACACTCCGGACATGGCCGAAGAAGATCCAGAAGAAATCTTTAGTGCCATGCTGGCTGGGGTTTCCAAGGTCGTCGAAAAAGCAGATTTAAAACCCGGCGAACTTAAAGGCATTTCCTATTCCTGTGCCATGCACAGCTTGATTTGTCTGGACGAAAATTACAAACCCCTCACCCGGGCAATCACCTGGGCCGATAACCGGGCTGTAAAATACGCAGACGAGTTGAAAAACAACGGAATTGGGATGGAACTCTACAAGAAGACCGGAGTGCCAGTGCACCCCATGACGCCGTTAACCAAGATTATGTGGATTCGAAACGAACGCCCAGCCATCTACAAACAAACGCGGTACTTCGTCGGCATCAAAGAATACATTAACTACAAGCTGTTCGGTGTGCTCAAGGAAGACTACTCCATCGCGAACGCAACGGCCTTGTTCAACATCTTTACCATGGACTGGGACGACCAAGCCCTTTCCGTCGCTGGAGTAACGCGCGACCAGTTACCAGAACTAGTTGATACCACCTACCAATTAAAGGGGCTCAACGAACGTTATGCCAACATGATGGGGATTGATAAGGACCTCCCATTTGTCATTGGGGCTTCCGATGGTCCCTTAGCTAACCTCGGAGTCGATGCCATCAAACCCGGCGTGGTAGCCGTGACGATTGGAACCTCTGGAGCCGTTCGGATTGTTAGTGACAAACCCCGCATTGATCCAAAGGCACGGGTCTTTTGTTACTACCTCGCCAAGGATATGTGGGTCATCGGGGGACCAGTTAACAACGGTGGAATCGTCTTCCGGTGGATTCGGGATCAAATCTGTCTCCCCGAAAAGGTAACCGCTGAGGAAATGAATCTCGATGCGTACGACCTGTTGACTAAGATTGCTGCTTCGATTCCAGCTGGGTCGGACGGCCTGATCTTCCTACCCTTCTTAGGTGGCGAACGTGCTCCGATCTGGGATGCCGATGCCCGGGGAACCTTCTTCGGACTAACCCGGCAACACACCCGGGCCAACATGATTCGGGCCGCGCTCGAAGGAATCGTCTACAACCTGTACACGGTTATGTTGGCACTAGCCGAAGTAGTTGGCGAACCAACCAAGATTCAGGCCACTGGTGGCTTTGCCCACTCTGAACTCTGGCGACAAATGTTAGCTGACATCTTTGAACAAGACGTCAACATCCCCGAAAGTGTCGAAGGAACGGCACTGGGGGCTGCGGTCTTAGGGATGTACAGTTTCAAGATGATTGATAGTCTGTACGACGTCGAAAACTTTGTCGGGGTTACCAACACCCACAAACCAAATCCCGAAAATTACAAGGCTTACCGGGAATTAGTGCCAATTTACATTCGGCTTAGCCGGGCATTACAACCAGAATACAAGAACATTGCGAACTTCCAGCGCCAAAACGAGGCTGAAGATCAGCATGATGCGGAAAAGTAA